Proteins encoded in a region of the Gammaproteobacteria bacterium genome:
- a CDS encoding cytochrome c, giving the protein MLATIGLLLTAAAAQAGSPGEALYLQHCAVCHQPDGKGVPGIFPPLAGNPRVTAEDPAQIQVYLGRIIFGYHGGLIVDKQMYSGTMPPIGYTGRINDTELLDLINYQRSAWGNDARPVTFEELAKARAAGRH; this is encoded by the coding sequence ATGCTGGCCACGATCGGTCTGCTGCTGACGGCAGCCGCTGCGCAGGCCGGGTCGCCGGGTGAGGCGCTGTATCTGCAGCATTGCGCCGTCTGTCATCAGCCCGACGGCAAGGGGGTCCCCGGCATCTTCCCGCCGCTCGCCGGCAATCCGCGTGTCACCGCCGAGGACCCGGCGCAGATACAGGTGTATCTGGGCCGGATCATCTTCGGCTATCACGGCGGGCTGATCGTCGACAAGCAGATGTATTCGGGCACCATGCCGCCCATCGGCTATACAGGCCGTATCAACGACACCGAACTGCTCGACCTGATCAACTACCAGCGCAGTGCCTGGGGCAACGACGCCCGACCGGTGACGTTCGAAGA
- a CDS encoding sel1 repeat family protein, with product MAADISSLILLRNDPGVAAELEVQAELGDVDAQYAMGLICAEGRGVTQDVARAFMWLTLADEQGDRDALSLRTTIAASMSDADHARALELCRERRPYTGSPAMRWLRQRRRPPGRH from the coding sequence ATGGCCGCGGACATCTCTTCGCTCATCCTGCTGCGCAACGACCCCGGTGTGGCCGCCGAACTCGAGGTCCAGGCTGAACTCGGCGACGTCGATGCCCAGTACGCCATGGGCCTGATCTGTGCCGAGGGCCGCGGCGTGACCCAGGATGTGGCGCGGGCCTTCATGTGGCTGACCCTGGCCGACGAGCAGGGCGACCGGGATGCCCTGTCGCTGCGCACTACGATCGCCGCATCCATGAGTGATGCCGACCACGCGCGCGCCCTGGAACTCTGCCGGGAGCGCCGACCGTACACGGGTAGTCCGGCCATGCGCTGGCTGCGGCAGCGGCGGCGCCCACCGGGCCGGCATTGA